A single window of Amyelois transitella isolate CPQ chromosome 17, ilAmyTran1.1, whole genome shotgun sequence DNA harbors:
- the LOC106134257 gene encoding large ribosomal subunit protein eL43: MAKRTKKVGITGKYGTRYGASLRKMVKKMEVTQHAKYTCSFCGKDAMKRSCVGIWSCKRCKRTVAGGAWVFSTTAASSCRSAVRRLREVK, from the exons ATG GCCAAACGCACGAAGAAGGTTGGAATCACCGGCAAGTATGGCACACGTTATGGTGCTTCCCTTCGTAAAATGGTTAAAAAGATGGAAGTAACACAGCACGCTAAATACACTTGCTCTTTCTGTGGAAAG GATGCCATGAAGCGATCTTGTGTCGGCATCTGGTCATGCAAACGGTGCAAGAGGACAGTAGCAGGAGGCGCCTGGGTGTTCTCCACAACAGCTGCTTCCTCATGCCGTTCTGCAGTAAGACGGTTACGTGAAGTCAAGTAA
- the LOC106134254 gene encoding solute carrier family 41 member 1 isoform X2 — MLKSLTFETDMDADGYRLINSENKPPDIKHNKENAWVAGVQMFISFLVAGFGMVAASLLLDFVQHWPVFKEVSEVYILVPALLGLKGNLEMTLASRLSTHAHLGHLDTHLGELVFGNLCLIQCQAVLVGFLAAMAAVAMGWIPYGEFDIHHAMLLCASSVLTASLASFVLGLIMIGVIVISRMININPDNIATPIAASLGDLSTLALLSWIASLLYNPLGTSIVLSSIIVIIGAALVPVCGYIAWKNQFTRQALDEGWVPVVSAMVISSAGGLILDYTVSKYKGVAVFQLVINGIGGNMVAVHASRLSTSLHTGQKESSVIGKTTKLLLVMVIPGQLIFLYTIGFLRAGHTSLTVVFILVYMTAALTQVFLLLTISYYMVMWMWKLGMDPDNSAIPYLTALGDLLGTALLGLAFIVLDFIGDKDADVGD, encoded by the coding sequence ATAGTGAGAATAAACCACCTGATATTAAACATAACAAAGAAAATGCTTGGGTTGCTGGTGTGCAAATGTTTATATCATTCTTGGTCGCCGGCTTTGGCATGGTAGCAGCCAGTCTTCTACTTGATTTTGTGCAACATTGGCCTGTTTTTAAGGAAGTATCAGAGGTTTACATCTTAGTACCTGCTCTTTTGGGACTTAAAGGTAACCTGGAAATGACGTTAGCATCACGTTTATCAACTCATGCTCATTTGGGTCACCTTGATACCCACCTGGGTGAATTGGTTTTTGGCAACCTGTGTCTGATTCAGTGTCAAGCTGTTCTGGTGGGATTTCTTGCTGCAATGGCAGCAGTTGCAATGGGCTGGATACCATATGGAGAGTTTGACATTCATCATGCAATGTTACTGTGTGCTTCAAGTGTCCTCACAGCATCTTTAGCAAGTTTCGTGTTAGGGCTTATCATGATAGGTGTGATTGTTATCTCAAGgatgataaatataaaccCAGACAATATTGCCACACCAATAGCTGCCAGCCTGGGTGATTTGTCAACCTTGGCATTGTTATCTTGGATAGCATCCCTGTTGTACAATCCGCTTGGCACAAGTATTGTATTATCATCTATTATTGTGATTATTGGCGCAGCTCTTGTGCCTGTATGTGGGTACATTGCTTGGAAAAATCAATTCACAAGACAAGCCTTAGATGAAGGTTGGGTGCCCGTTGTGTCTGCAATGGTAATTAGCAGTGCTGGAGGCTTAATATTAGATTATAcagtttcaaaatataaaggagTTGCAGTATTTCAATTAGTAATAAATGGTATAGGTGGTAACATGGTAGCTGTGCATGCTTCAAGGTTGTCAACATCGCTACACACGGGGCAGAAAGAAAGCTCAGTTATAGGTAAAACCACTAAATTGCTGCTGGTGATGGTTATTCCTGGGCAGCTAATATTCCTCTACACTATAGGTTTCTTGCGAGCTGGTCACACATCCCTAACAGTTGTGTTCATCTTAGTTTACATGACTGCAGCTCTAACTCAAGTGTTTTTGCTGCTCACAATCAGCTACTATATGGTGATGTGGATGTGGAAACTGGGTATGGATCCAGACAACTCTGCCATACCATACTTGACTGCACTGGGTGACCTGCTTGGTACTGCCCTGTTGGGCTTAGCTTTTATTGTTCTTGATTTCATAGGCGATAAAGATGCTGATGTTGGGgattga
- the LOC106134254 gene encoding solute carrier family 41 member 1 isoform X1 translates to MNRSKSSNGKMLKSLTFETDMDADGYRLINSENKPPDIKHNKENAWVAGVQMFISFLVAGFGMVAASLLLDFVQHWPVFKEVSEVYILVPALLGLKGNLEMTLASRLSTHAHLGHLDTHLGELVFGNLCLIQCQAVLVGFLAAMAAVAMGWIPYGEFDIHHAMLLCASSVLTASLASFVLGLIMIGVIVISRMININPDNIATPIAASLGDLSTLALLSWIASLLYNPLGTSIVLSSIIVIIGAALVPVCGYIAWKNQFTRQALDEGWVPVVSAMVISSAGGLILDYTVSKYKGVAVFQLVINGIGGNMVAVHASRLSTSLHTGQKESSVIGKTTKLLLVMVIPGQLIFLYTIGFLRAGHTSLTVVFILVYMTAALTQVFLLLTISYYMVMWMWKLGMDPDNSAIPYLTALGDLLGTALLGLAFIVLDFIGDKDADVGD, encoded by the coding sequence ATAGTGAGAATAAACCACCTGATATTAAACATAACAAAGAAAATGCTTGGGTTGCTGGTGTGCAAATGTTTATATCATTCTTGGTCGCCGGCTTTGGCATGGTAGCAGCCAGTCTTCTACTTGATTTTGTGCAACATTGGCCTGTTTTTAAGGAAGTATCAGAGGTTTACATCTTAGTACCTGCTCTTTTGGGACTTAAAGGTAACCTGGAAATGACGTTAGCATCACGTTTATCAACTCATGCTCATTTGGGTCACCTTGATACCCACCTGGGTGAATTGGTTTTTGGCAACCTGTGTCTGATTCAGTGTCAAGCTGTTCTGGTGGGATTTCTTGCTGCAATGGCAGCAGTTGCAATGGGCTGGATACCATATGGAGAGTTTGACATTCATCATGCAATGTTACTGTGTGCTTCAAGTGTCCTCACAGCATCTTTAGCAAGTTTCGTGTTAGGGCTTATCATGATAGGTGTGATTGTTATCTCAAGgatgataaatataaaccCAGACAATATTGCCACACCAATAGCTGCCAGCCTGGGTGATTTGTCAACCTTGGCATTGTTATCTTGGATAGCATCCCTGTTGTACAATCCGCTTGGCACAAGTATTGTATTATCATCTATTATTGTGATTATTGGCGCAGCTCTTGTGCCTGTATGTGGGTACATTGCTTGGAAAAATCAATTCACAAGACAAGCCTTAGATGAAGGTTGGGTGCCCGTTGTGTCTGCAATGGTAATTAGCAGTGCTGGAGGCTTAATATTAGATTATAcagtttcaaaatataaaggagTTGCAGTATTTCAATTAGTAATAAATGGTATAGGTGGTAACATGGTAGCTGTGCATGCTTCAAGGTTGTCAACATCGCTACACACGGGGCAGAAAGAAAGCTCAGTTATAGGTAAAACCACTAAATTGCTGCTGGTGATGGTTATTCCTGGGCAGCTAATATTCCTCTACACTATAGGTTTCTTGCGAGCTGGTCACACATCCCTAACAGTTGTGTTCATCTTAGTTTACATGACTGCAGCTCTAACTCAAGTGTTTTTGCTGCTCACAATCAGCTACTATATGGTGATGTGGATGTGGAAACTGGGTATGGATCCAGACAACTCTGCCATACCATACTTGACTGCACTGGGTGACCTGCTTGGTACTGCCCTGTTGGGCTTAGCTTTTATTGTTCTTGATTTCATAGGCGATAAAGATGCTGATGTTGGGgattga